A part of Olleya sp. Bg11-27 genomic DNA contains:
- a CDS encoding 7-carboxy-7-deazaguanine synthase QueE: MKQEIQDLVNKGLMLPLMEEFYTIQGEGFHKGTAAYFIRIGGCDVGCHWCDVKESWNANLHPPTSTDVIVANAKKYSDTVVVTGGEPLTWDMTALTDKLKAEGCKIHIETSGAYELTGQWDWICLSPKKMKLPTQGVYDKAHELKCIIYNKDDFKFAEEQAAKVNGDCILYLQPEWSKRDTMIPMIVDYVMANPKWKVSLQTHKYLNIP; this comes from the coding sequence ATGAAACAAGAGATACAAGATTTAGTTAACAAAGGATTGATGCTGCCTTTAATGGAAGAGTTTTATACTATTCAAGGCGAAGGATTTCATAAAGGAACTGCTGCTTATTTTATAAGAATTGGTGGTTGCGATGTGGGATGTCATTGGTGTGATGTTAAAGAAAGTTGGAATGCTAATTTACATCCACCAACGAGTACAGATGTTATAGTTGCTAATGCTAAAAAGTATAGTGATACTGTAGTTGTAACAGGTGGGGAACCATTAACTTGGGATATGACAGCATTAACGGATAAGCTTAAAGCTGAAGGTTGTAAAATCCATATTGAAACTTCTGGTGCTTACGAGTTAACCGGGCAATGGGATTGGATTTGTTTATCTCCTAAAAAAATGAAACTACCGACTCAGGGAGTTTATGATAAAGCACACGAGCTAAAATGTATTATTTATAATAAGGACGATTTTAAGTTTGCTGAAGAGCAAGCTGCTAAAGTTAACGGCGATTGTATTTTATATTTACAACCAGAGTGGAGCAAGCGTGACACTATGATCCCTATGATTGTAGATTACGTTATGGCTAATCCAAAATGGAAAGTGTCATTACAGACGCATAAATATTTAAACATACCATAG
- a CDS encoding helicase HerA-like domain-containing protein, translating to MSRQDEFFKHITEGNTCKGDYITLGSAMLDGETVKDAFVNLPLKTMNRHGLIAGATGTGKTKTLQVLAENLSEKGIPVLLMDIKGDLSGIAQPSPGHEKIDERHAKIGLPFEAKGFPVEILSLSEQDGVRLRATVSEFGPVLLSRILDLTDTQSGVVSVIFKYCDDNKLPLLDLKDFKKILQYCTNEGKEEFQDEYGRISSASTGAILRKVIEIEQQGGDLFFGEKSFEVEDLLRTTRDGRGYINIIRLTDIQDRPKLFSTFMLSLLAELYETLPEQGDSGKPELIMFIDEAHLIFNEASKALLNQIESIVKLIRSKGVGLYFVTQNPTDVPEGVLSQLGLKIQHALRAFTAKDRKAIKLTAQNYPDTAYYDTAEILTSLGTGEALVSALDEKGRPTPLASTMMRAPMSRMDILSDNELQALLDDSKLVLKYNDTIDRESAYELLNKKIEKAEALQIEEDAKAEKEKAEKKTKTTTTRRQSTAQNPIIKVLTSATFIRSVFGILKRVLK from the coding sequence ATGAGCAGACAAGACGAATTTTTCAAACACATCACAGAGGGAAACACTTGTAAAGGCGACTATATCACTTTGGGATCTGCTATGTTAGATGGCGAAACCGTTAAGGATGCTTTTGTAAATTTACCTTTAAAAACCATGAATAGACATGGTTTAATTGCAGGTGCTACTGGAACAGGAAAAACTAAAACACTTCAAGTTTTAGCAGAAAACCTAAGTGAAAAAGGAATTCCAGTTTTACTTATGGATATAAAAGGGGACTTAAGTGGTATTGCACAACCAAGTCCTGGTCATGAAAAAATTGACGAACGTCATGCTAAAATAGGATTACCTTTTGAAGCAAAAGGCTTTCCTGTCGAGATATTAAGTCTATCGGAACAAGACGGTGTTAGACTACGTGCTACGGTAAGTGAATTTGGACCTGTATTATTATCAAGAATTTTAGACCTTACAGATACACAATCTGGAGTAGTGTCTGTTATTTTTAAATATTGTGACGACAATAAATTACCGTTATTAGATTTAAAAGATTTCAAAAAAATATTACAATACTGCACTAACGAAGGTAAAGAAGAGTTTCAGGACGAATACGGACGTATCTCCTCCGCTTCTACCGGAGCAATCCTTAGAAAGGTTATCGAAATAGAACAACAAGGTGGCGATTTATTTTTTGGCGAAAAAAGTTTTGAAGTCGAAGATTTGTTAAGAACCACAAGGGATGGTCGTGGCTATATTAATATTATTAGATTAACAGACATCCAAGATAGACCAAAATTATTCTCGACTTTTATGCTAAGTTTATTAGCAGAATTATATGAAACTTTACCAGAACAAGGTGACTCTGGTAAGCCCGAATTAATTATGTTTATTGATGAAGCACATTTAATTTTTAACGAAGCCTCCAAAGCATTATTAAACCAAATAGAAAGCATTGTCAAACTAATCCGTAGTAAAGGGGTTGGCTTATACTTTGTCACACAAAACCCAACCGATGTCCCAGAAGGTGTATTAAGTCAGTTAGGTTTAAAAATCCAACATGCCTTACGTGCCTTTACTGCTAAAGATAGAAAAGCAATTAAATTAACAGCACAGAATTACCCTGACACAGCGTATTATGATACTGCAGAAATCCTAACGTCATTAGGTACGGGAGAAGCTTTAGTTTCTGCTTTAGACGAAAAAGGAAGACCTACACCGCTTGCATCAACTATGATGCGTGCGCCAATGAGTAGAATGGATATTTTAAGCGATAATGAGTTACAAGCCTTACTTGACGACTCTAAACTCGTTTTAAAATACAACGACACCATTGATCGTGAAAGTGCTTATGAGTTATTAAACAAAAAAATAGAAAAGGCTGAAGCTTTGCAAATTGAAGAAGACGCTAAGGCAGAAAAAGAGAAAGCAGAAAAGAAAACTAAAACAACCACGACTAGAAGACAAAGCACTGCTCAAAACCCAATAATTAAAGTCTTAACAAGTGCTACATTTATTAGAAGTGTTTTTGGGATTTTAAAACGTGTTCTGAAGTAA
- a CDS encoding cupin domain-containing protein — translation MESKKKYTIQNSPFVVPTTDGKLIEEHVGLATDGNKELSIAHMVAPAGWSEPFQTPEFDEYTYIIKGKKQFIIEGEEIILEASQSIKIEKNTRVQYSNPFTIACEYIAICTPAFSIDLVNRED, via the coding sequence ATGGAAAGCAAAAAAAAATACACCATACAAAATAGCCCTTTTGTTGTTCCAACAACGGATGGCAAATTAATAGAAGAACATGTTGGTTTGGCTACAGACGGGAATAAAGAGCTTAGCATTGCACATATGGTTGCCCCTGCTGGCTGGAGCGAACCGTTTCAAACACCAGAATTTGACGAATACACGTATATAATCAAAGGAAAAAAGCAATTTATTATTGAGGGGGAAGAAATAATATTGGAAGCAAGTCAATCTATTAAAATAGAAAAAAACACCCGCGTTCAATACTCTAATCCATTTACAATAGCTTGCGAATACATTGCCATTTGCACGCCTGCTTTTTCAATTGATTTAGTAAACAGAGAAGATTAA
- a CDS encoding alpha/beta fold hydrolase — protein sequence MKKTIAKVLPKIIGNGLNAVSYVAPKYASAKALDIFATPRQGRFTEKHHPFLDTAKQLTLPHDNHDIQTYNWSGSKTTIMLAHGWESNTYRWKQLIEMLQQLDYNIVTLDGPAHGKSSGTQFNAILYSEFINVVANHYKPDAIIGHSVGGMASVFFQHKYQNEALQKMILLGAPSEFTNVFKNYVNMLGFNKRIENGLNDLVLERFNYKPSHFSAAKFSKEIHLQGLIIHDKGDKIIQYDEAELISSNFKNSTLITTEGFGHGLRDDSVNKAIINFIKA from the coding sequence ATGAAAAAAACAATAGCTAAAGTACTTCCAAAAATAATTGGTAACGGTTTAAATGCCGTGAGCTATGTTGCGCCAAAATATGCAAGTGCAAAAGCATTAGATATCTTTGCAACACCAAGACAAGGTCGTTTTACAGAAAAACATCATCCTTTTTTAGATACAGCCAAGCAACTAACATTACCGCACGATAACCACGACATACAGACCTATAACTGGTCAGGATCCAAAACAACCATTATGCTAGCACATGGTTGGGAAAGCAACACTTATAGGTGGAAGCAACTCATAGAGATGTTACAACAATTAGATTATAATATTGTGACTTTAGACGGACCGGCGCATGGTAAATCAAGCGGTACACAGTTTAATGCTATATTGTATTCAGAATTTATAAATGTAGTGGCTAACCACTATAAACCCGATGCAATTATTGGGCATTCCGTTGGCGGTATGGCGTCTGTCTTTTTTCAACACAAATATCAAAACGAAGCTTTACAAAAAATGATATTGCTTGGTGCTCCTTCAGAGTTTACAAACGTGTTTAAAAACTATGTCAATATGCTAGGTTTTAATAAGCGTATTGAAAATGGATTAAATGACTTAGTTTTAGAGCGTTTTAATTATAAACCCTCTCATTTTTCAGCTGCTAAATTTTCGAAAGAAATACATTTACAAGGTCTTATTATTCATGATAAAGGTGATAAGATTATTCAATATGATGAAGCAGAACTAATTTCATCAAACTTTAAAAATTCAACATTAATTACCACAGAAGGTTTTGGTCACGGATTACGCGACGATAGTGTAAACAAAGCTATTATTAACTTTATAAAAGCGTAA
- the rluF gene encoding 23S rRNA pseudouridine(2604) synthase RluF, with the protein MEEKLTRLNKYLSEAGFCSRREGDKLIDAGRVTINGIVPEMGTKVTPSDVVAVDGEIIKTNTEKPIYLAFNKPVGIVCTTDTNVEKDNIIDYINYPKRIFPIGRLDKLSDGLIFMTDDGDIVNKILRASNNHDKEYLVTVDKPISQTFINRMASGIYLEDLDRTTKKCSVKKIDSHTFRIILTQGLNRQIRRMCEYLTYEVTSLRRVRIMNVKLDVPVGEYREFTEKELKTLHLLLEDSTKIHEAKTAKENTTRISKASKERQSRETTEHKAEPSRDDLKEEQPIRENRERPIRNRRKED; encoded by the coding sequence TTGGAAGAAAAATTAACAAGACTTAATAAATACCTCAGCGAAGCTGGTTTTTGCTCACGTCGTGAAGGGGACAAATTAATTGATGCTGGACGTGTCACTATTAATGGCATTGTGCCAGAAATGGGAACAAAAGTAACTCCGAGCGATGTTGTTGCTGTGGATGGCGAGATTATTAAAACCAATACAGAAAAACCGATCTACTTAGCCTTTAACAAACCGGTAGGTATCGTTTGTACAACAGACACTAATGTAGAAAAAGATAATATCATAGATTACATTAACTACCCTAAACGTATTTTTCCAATTGGACGTTTAGATAAATTAAGTGATGGTTTGATCTTTATGACAGATGATGGAGATATTGTAAACAAGATTTTACGTGCTAGTAATAATCACGATAAAGAATATCTGGTAACCGTTGACAAGCCTATATCGCAAACCTTTATTAATAGAATGGCGAGCGGAATATATCTTGAAGATTTAGACCGTACTACTAAAAAATGTTCTGTTAAAAAAATAGATTCTCATACGTTCAGAATTATTTTAACGCAAGGTTTAAACCGACAAATTAGACGTATGTGTGAATACTTAACGTATGAAGTAACATCACTTAGACGTGTTAGAATTATGAATGTCAAATTAGATGTTCCTGTTGGAGAATACCGTGAGTTTACAGAAAAAGAGCTAAAAACATTACACTTACTTTTAGAAGACTCGACTAAAATACATGAAGCTAAAACAGCGAAAGAAAACACTACTAGAATAAGTAAAGCGAGTAAAGAGAGACAATCTCGAGAAACTACGGAGCACAAAGCAGAACCGTCTAGAGATGATTTAAAGGAAGAACAACCTATTAGAGAAAATAGAGAACGTCCAATTAGAAACCGTCGTAAAGAAGATTAA
- a CDS encoding VOC family protein → MGSVSPFHLAIPVHNLEACRLFYRDILNCEEGRSSDQWVDFNFFGHQLVIHFKEKTTTETIANEVDGKHVPVPHFGVVLDWAVFNALEDDLKSKDITFIIEPYVRFEGLVGEQKTMFFKDPSGNALEFKTFKDMSQIFAK, encoded by the coding sequence ATGGGCAGCGTATCTCCTTTTCATTTAGCAATACCAGTTCATAATTTAGAAGCTTGTCGTCTGTTTTATAGAGATATTTTAAATTGTGAAGAAGGACGTAGCAGTGATCAATGGGTTGACTTCAATTTTTTTGGACACCAATTAGTCATTCACTTTAAAGAAAAAACGACAACAGAGACTATAGCCAATGAAGTCGATGGAAAGCACGTCCCTGTGCCACATTTTGGAGTGGTTTTAGATTGGGCTGTTTTTAACGCATTAGAAGATGATCTAAAATCTAAGGACATTACATTTATTATCGAACCCTATGTTAGATTTGAAGGTTTGGTTGGCGAACAAAAAACGATGTTTTTCAAAGACCCTTCTGGCAATGCTTTAGAGTTTAAAACGTTTAAAGATATGTCTCAAATATTTGCAAAATAA
- a CDS encoding TIGR02206 family membrane protein, whose translation MPLLAHVQFGSLEHLLPIGLAVLLCFALVFVMKNKSERLKNQVFKMLGFFVSAFIAVFHLYKISQGDYSLQTDLPLFLCSFMALFIFVFTSTKSFRVFEILLFWIILGTSQGVITPDIKIGFPVFDYFRYWVVHLGLLIIIVYAIVVFEMKPTLKSVVKSFIALQVYFVALMLINKILNANYGYLNYKPKAGSVLDYFGDWPTYVIIGQLILIPAFLIIYFPFFIFKKKH comes from the coding sequence ATGCCATTATTAGCTCACGTACAATTTGGAAGCTTAGAACACCTATTGCCTATTGGTTTAGCAGTACTACTATGCTTTGCTCTTGTTTTTGTTATGAAGAATAAATCAGAGCGACTAAAAAATCAAGTATTTAAAATGCTAGGATTTTTTGTGTCTGCCTTTATAGCTGTTTTTCATTTATATAAAATTAGTCAAGGTGATTATAGTTTGCAAACGGACTTACCTCTGTTTCTATGTAGCTTTATGGCGTTGTTTATTTTTGTTTTCACTTCTACTAAATCATTTAGAGTATTTGAAATTTTACTCTTTTGGATAATTTTAGGAACTTCTCAAGGGGTGATTACTCCAGATATAAAAATTGGATTTCCTGTCTTTGATTATTTTAGATATTGGGTGGTTCATTTAGGGTTACTAATTATAATAGTATATGCTATTGTTGTTTTTGAAATGAAACCTACACTAAAAAGTGTAGTAAAGTCTTTTATAGCGTTGCAGGTCTATTTTGTTGCGCTTATGTTAATTAATAAAATCCTGAATGCTAATTATGGGTATTTAAATTATAAGCCTAAAGCGGGTTCTGTTTTAGATTATTTTGGAGACTGGCCAACGTATGTTATTATTGGTCAGTTAATATTAATTCCTGCATTTTTAATAATTTACTTTCCATTTTTTATTTTTAAAAAGAAGCATTAA
- a CDS encoding bifunctional 5,10-methylenetetrahydrofolate dehydrogenase/5,10-methenyltetrahydrofolate cyclohydrolase, with product MTILDGKKVSNDIKNEIKAEVDKMKANGEKVPHLAAVIVGNDGASLTYVGSKVRACERVGFESTMVRLSNTTSEVELLDKIEELNNNDAIDGFIIQLPLPDQIDTQKVLMAVNPDKDVDGFHPMNFGKMALDMSTFIPATPFGILELLDRYNVDTKGKHTVVIGRSHIVGRPMSILMGRKGFPGNSTVTLTHSHTKNITQITSQADIIISALGVPNFLKAEMVKDDVVIIDVGITRVPDETKERGYRITGDVDFENVSKKASHITPVPGGVGPMTIAMLLKNTLLARERHIQRS from the coding sequence ATGACAATTCTAGACGGAAAAAAGGTTAGTAACGATATCAAAAACGAAATAAAAGCGGAAGTCGATAAGATGAAAGCTAATGGTGAGAAAGTCCCTCATTTAGCAGCAGTTATTGTTGGTAATGATGGTGCAAGCTTAACATATGTTGGTAGTAAAGTAAGAGCTTGCGAACGTGTTGGTTTTGAATCTACAATGGTTAGATTATCTAATACTACTAGCGAAGTTGAGTTGTTAGATAAAATTGAGGAGCTTAATAATAACGATGCTATTGATGGTTTTATCATTCAATTACCATTACCTGATCAAATTGACACACAAAAGGTTTTAATGGCTGTAAACCCTGATAAGGATGTGGATGGTTTTCATCCAATGAATTTTGGGAAAATGGCATTAGATATGTCTACTTTTATCCCTGCAACACCATTCGGGATTTTAGAATTGTTAGACAGATATAACGTAGACACTAAAGGAAAACATACTGTCGTTATTGGACGTTCTCATATTGTGGGACGACCAATGAGTATTTTAATGGGACGTAAAGGGTTTCCTGGAAACAGTACAGTCACACTTACACACAGTCACACTAAAAACATCACACAAATTACGAGTCAGGCAGATATTATTATCTCAGCATTAGGAGTGCCTAATTTCTTGAAAGCAGAAATGGTAAAAGATGATGTTGTTATTATTGATGTTGGTATTACGCGTGTTCCAGATGAAACTAAAGAGCGTGGTTACCGTATTACTGGTGATGTAGATTTTGAAAACGTAAGTAAAAAGGCGAGTCATATAACGCCTGTTCCTGGTGGAGTAGGACCAATGACTATTGCCATGTTATTAAAAAACACATTGTTGGCTAGAGAACGTCACATACAAAGATCATAG